The Mesoplasma tabanidae sequence AATGACGACATTATTTTAAAGCTAATCGTTAACAAAACAAAGGAGAAATAAAATGAAAAAATTATTAGGACTAATAACTGCAATATCATTAATATCAACATCAACTACATCATTTTATTCAATTAACACAAATAACAAAAAAGAAAATGTTATTTTGCCTGAAGAAAAGCCAAATGAACAAGGTGAAAATGATGTTAATAACACAAAATTAATTGCCAATGATGTTATTAACAAAATTCATAGTTCAGCTCAAAAAAGAACTTTTAAGTCATTTAGTGAAGCTCAAAATGAAATTTTAAACAATAAAACAAAAGGAACTACAATTTCATTTGAAAACACTCTTTTAAGTGAAGGCACAATTAAAAATGGAATGTTTAATATAAACATTAAACTTGCTTTAGAAGAAAATTTTTCATGAGATAACACTAGTTTAGAAAATGAATTAACAATTTCAACAGTAATTAGTGTCGATGAAAGAACAGAAATTGATGATAGTCAAATTTCAAGTTTATTTACACCGCTTAGTGAAACAATCCCAGCAACAGAAGAGAAAGTTGAACATCAAAGATATTATAAAACTATAAATAATGCAATCAAAACTATTTTAAAAACTCAATACAATGATGGTGAAATTTTAAATGTTAATATTAAAGATGAATCAATAGCCCATGAAGTATTTATTAATCAAGAAGTAACGTTTTTAGTTGAAATTATTTTAAATGAAGAAAATAAATGAAATCATTCTAATCAAAAAGAATTAAGTACAAAACAATTTGAAGTTACTTTGAAAATTGATCAAAGACAAGAAATTAAAGTTGGAGATATTCAACAAGATATAATGGCTAAAATACCACTTAATGAATATAATCAACGTAAGTTTTATTCTGAAAAAGAAGCATTAGACGCGATTAATAACTATAGTGACATATCTAGCTTAGAAGTTATAAAGGATAAAAAAATTTCACTTCAAGTTGAAAGCGATTCATCAATTTTAACAAATGACCCAGTCTATAAAAAAGAATACAAAATCAAAGCAACCATTAATGATGAAAAATACAAGTGAAGTGATGAAACAATCGAAAGCAAAACTATAAATTTAGAAACTATTATTGATATAAGAACTGAAATTAAACAAGCTGATGTTGAAAAAAAACTATCTGATGCATTAGTTAATAAAAAATTTAACACAGAAGCAGATCTAGTAAATCAAGTATTACAAATTGAAACAATTGATGGTTCTATGATTACAAATGTTGCAGTTACTCAAGTTAATGATGATGCAAAAGTAACTATACAAGTTATCTTGGATGCACAGCATCGATGAGATGATAAGGACGACAATAATTTACCTAAATCATTTCAAATTGATTCAAAAATTATTGATACAAGATTAAGTTTAAGTAATGTTCACAAAGTTTTAAAAACAAAGTTTAATGAACAAAAATTTAAAAGCACTGATGAAGTAAAGAAATTTATTGAAGAAATTGAAATTGATGGATTGCTTATTAAAGAAGTAAGTATCACCGGAAACGAAACTGAAGGATGAATAATTATTTTAGAATTAACACCAAATGAAGATTATACTTGAACAGATGGAACAAACAAACCAACAAAAGTAACACTTCTAGGAAATTAAAATAATGAAAAGAAAATTAAATACATTAAAGAATTATAATAAGCATCTGTGAATAAAAAAATACTTTAGACTTTGAATTAGTAAATCTAAATATAATAAAGTTTATAAGAAAGACATAATCAATGCACTTGATATTAAGCATCAAGAAATAAGTAAAATAAAAATTACAAATGTTGTTAATAGAACTCTTGAAAGTATCCAAAATGAACTTTTTAATCAACAAATAATAACTATTCGAGATTTTGGTAGTTTAAAAGTTGTAAAAAACAAAAAGCAATTAAGAATAGTTAAATTTACTCCTAGTAAAACTTTGAAAGAAAAAATGCAAGCAACAGAATGAACAGGCAAATATTGACAGCTAAAGAAAATAAAAAGAAAAAAGAAATGATTAATTTTACTTTTATTATTGCTTGCTTGTTTATTGTCAATAACTGCTACAACAATAACAATTATTACTGTAACAGGTCAAACAACACAAAGAATTAAAAAAATAAGTTTTAATGAGCAACGTTTATTTATTCAGAATCTTGTTAAAGACAAAATCTATGATAGTTTTAATGATTTTGAAAAAGATGTTAAAGAAAATGCAAATAAGCAAGTTTTAGTAACTATTGAAAAAACTTCAACAAGAGAAAAAAGTGCGTTCTCAAAAATTGAAACACGAATTAAATTGGTTCCTAACGAAGGACATGAATGAGATGAAAATAAAGATGATCTAGAGCGTAGTTTTGAACAGCAGGTTTTAATTAAGAACAATAAAATTGTTAAAAAACAAGAAGTTGAAACACGACTAAATCAAATTTTAAATCTTTCATTTAATAATGAAAGTGACCTAATTGCAAAAGTTAATAAAGAATTTGCAGATTTTGAAAATATAATTTTTAAATCGGCTTTTCTTGACCAAAATCAGCAAGAAGAAAATAATTATATTTTTATTTTTGGAATAGAGAACGATTATGTTTGAGATGATCAAACACAAGATGATATTGAAATATCAAAGCAAGTTAATTTATCTAATAAAATTGTTAGTTTAGCAAAAACAATTAAACATATTAATCAATATTTTGAAGATTATATTTTTGTATCTGAATTAGAGCTAGACACATATATTAGTGAATTTAATTATCAAATTGAAACAATTAATATAAGTAAAGATAATTTCAACATGCAAACAAGTATTTTAACGTTAAAAATTAATTTAAATAATGACTATTACTGATCAGATGAAACAAGAGAAGAAGTAATCTTACAAATAGTAATAAAAGGAAAGGAGTAATTTATGAAAAAATTATTATCAATACTAGGAATAGGAATTTTTGTTACAGGGACTTCAACAGCTTCTTATCCTATTTTAAGTTCAATTAGCCAAAATTTTAGAATTAATGAAAACATAAAGATTTTAAAAGTTAGTGAAATTAAACAAAATTTGCAAGAACAATTGAACAATACTTTTAAAAATGAAGAAGATGTTGTTAAACTAATTAAAACTAATAACATTAAAGGTATTGAATATTCTGCTCAAATGCGCCCTATTAATGATGGATTACATTTTGGACTAAGAACATTTAACATTATTGTAAAGATAACTGATTTTAGTTTATATCAATGAGAAAATAGTGATAAGCCTGATATGTTATTAACTATGACTGCATTCATTGATGAACGCATTGAAATATCAACTAATTTAATACAGCAAGAATTAAATAAACGCTATGAAAATAAAATATTTGATTCAGAAATTAAAGCACAAAGAGAAATTTTATTAAACAATGAAATTATAACTGGAGCAAATGTTATTTATGTTGAACCTACTAATGCAATTAAACCTGAAGATAGTAAAATTTATCAACAAAAATATAATGTTAAGGTTTCGTTAGACGATAAATATAAATGAGATATTCAACAACAATCAACAGAAGGTTTATACATAAAAACAAATATTGACGAAAGAAATAAAATTGACTCTGAATCTATTAAAAATGAAATCAAAGAAAAACTTAATCTTAATAATAAACATTATGAAACAATTAGTGAAGCTACAAATGAATTAAAAAATGTTGATTTCACTTTAAAAAATGATGTTGAAATAATAAATGTTAAACCCTTATCAAATATTACAAAAATAGACACTAAACAAATAAGTTTGAGCTATGATTTAAAATTAAAAGAACCTAAAAAAAATAAATGAGTTGATGAAACAGTTGATGATATAAACGCTGAAGTTTCAGTAGCTATTGATAGTAGAAATGAAGTAGATCTAAATAAAGTTAATAGCGAAATTAACACTTATATACAAGCAAAACAATTCAAATCAGTTGAAGAAGCTTTAAACTACACTAAAGAATACAAAAACCTACCAGAAGAAATCATATTTGATAGTGTAACATCAACTTCAACAACAATCTTTGGTAATGCTGATTTAACAATCAAACTAAAAATAAAAGACAGCAACAAAGCAAAATGATCAGACAACACAACCGAAACAAAAACAATCACCATCCAAGCAAAAATCGATGGAAGAAGCATTGTAGATCTAAATAAAGTTAATAGCGAAATTAACACTTATATACAAGCAAAACAATTCAAATCAGTTGAAGAAGCTTTAAACTACACTAAAGAATACAAAAACCTACCAGAAGAAATCATATTTGATAGTGTAACATCAACTTCAACAACAATCTTTGGTAATGCTGATTTAACAATCAAACTAAAAATAAAAGACAGCAACAAAGCAAAATGATCAGACAACACAACCGAAACAAAAACAATCACCATCCAAGCAAAAATCGATGGAAGAAGCATTGTAGATCTAAATAAAGTTAATAGCGAAATTAACACTTATATACAAGCAAAACAATTCAAATCAGTTGAAGAAGCTTTAAACTACACTAAAGAATACAAAAACCTACCAGAAGAAATCATATTTGATAGTGTAACATCAACTTCAACAACAATCTTTGGTAATGCTGATTTAACAATCAAACTAAAAATAAAAGACAGCAACAAAGCAAAATGATCAGACAACACAACCGAAACAAAAACAATCACCATCCAAGCAAAAATCGATGGAAGAATATCAATTAAAACTGATTTAATAGTAACTGATTTAGGTTACTTTGCTTGAAAAGAAACAGAAGCTCAACAAACTATTAAAAACAAAATTTTAGAAAAAAATGCAAATTTAAAAATTGATGAGATTGAACTTACAGAAATAACAAATAAAAGCGCAAAAGTTAATGTTAACCAAAATTCTAGCATATACTTTGTCGAATCATTAATTATAAGCTTTGAAAGAGATGTTCGTGTAGCACTAGCAACACATGTAAATAAAACAAATATTGGTCAGATACAAACCACTAGAGATAAAATCAATTTAAATTTATTAAAAGCATTAGTTATAAATAATCCAAATTTAAATACTAACGAGATTGAAATTTTAAATATAAATTATTCAGACGAAAATAACTGTAAATTTGACTTAAGCGTTAAAAAAGATTCTAAAGTTTACTTTGAAACTAAAATGGCTTTAACATTCACCCTTAAAAAAATTGATATTATTGCAAGTATAAATAGTACAAGTAAGACAATTATGATTGAAAAAGTGGAAACATTAGAAGATGCATATAATTACTTTAAAAGTGGAAAAGATCCCCAATTTAATAATCTTTATCAGTGAGATGATGTTGAAATAGTAGAGTGAGTTAATGGTTCAAGTTCATCTTATCCAGAATGATATTCAGGTTACTATGTCATAAAAGTAAAAAAAGATTCATTCTATTATAAAAATGGTGGTCAATCTAAATTGTATCTTAGAAGAAAATATTAACGAATACAAAAAATGTAGTACTAAAAAGTTTTTTCAAATACATAAAAAAACTTTTTTATTAACAAGAAATATAAATTAAAATTAGAAGTATAACACTTCTAACCGAATGCCTCGTAATTCGCGAACTGATTATAGTTCATGAATTACGAGGCATTTAAATTTGTTAAGCCTTTTCGTGTACTTTCAACTATTGTCATTATGGCTTTTGAACTATTACCAAAGCTAACAACTAAATCAATTTTAAAATGACGAATATCTTTTCTTTGATTGATGCTTCTAGGTCTATAGGTAATTGGAATAGAATTCATATTAGATATTTTTTCATTAATTTACCATTATTCAAGAATTCTTCTGTCAATGCTTTATCTGTAAATTTTTGATCTATCTCATTAATTCATCAGCTATAAAAGAAACATATTTATTTATAATTATTCATTGTAACTTACTTGAACTTTGAATGGTCAAGGATTGCTTTTTATATCAAAAAAACTGCAATTCTTATAAGATTATTTTCTCATAGAGAATAAAGCTGCATTTTTGATTGTAACATCTTTTATTCGAATTAGTTTTATTGAAGTTTAAACGTTGATTTTGTAAGCTTTTATTTTAGATGATCATTATAGTAAAACTTAAGTTATCAATTGTAATTGGAAGTGCAACACTTGTGAGAAAATATTTTCATGAGTCACTTCCTTTTTTGCATAAAAAAAGTGAATACCTCAATAACCGTTCAAAGCACAAAGGAGTATTCACATGAATAATTATAAACAACTAAATAAAAAAGATAGATATTTGATTGAATATTTATTAAATGGCTGAAAAGTATTGCTTATATTGCAAAAGAATTGAATAAAAATAGATCAACAATTTATAGAGAAATAAAAAGAAATAAAGCTAGTGAAATTTATACAGCAAAAGATGCACAATTCTCAAGAGAAATAAATAATCAAAAATCTCATTTAAATGAAACAAAAAATTATCAAAACTTTATTCAATATTTATACTCCAATTTTAGTAAAAAATATTCAAGTATTGATATTTGTGTTTTTAAAGCCAAACAATTTGGTATAAACACGCCAACAACAAAAACTGCTTACAATTGAATCAATACAAATCAGTTAAAGATTAAACCTAAACATTTGTTGAGACCTAGATTATGATGAGATAAGTCAAGTAAATACAATGAACCCTTTAAAAAAATAGCTAACTTAAATTCAATACCTATTTCGTTTAGACCTAAATGAATAAACAATCGTTCAGAGTTTGGCCACTATGAAGTTGATCTAATTGTTGGTGAAAAAAACAGTGGTTATATTTTAACTTTAGTTGAAAGATTAACTAGAAAAGCTTTTGCGATTAAATTAAAAAATAGAACAATGAAGCATACAAATGAAAAATTTTTAGAACTTATTAATAAAAAAAATATTATGCTAAAAAGTATCACAAAAGATAATGGTATGGAATTCAATTTATTACATGAAATTACTAATAAAATTAATGTCAAATTATATACGTGTAATACTTATGCTTCTTGTGAACGTGGGACAAATGAAAATTTCAATGGACTAATGAGAAGAGAATATCCAAAATCAACAAACTTTTCTAATTTAAATGATGATACGATTAACTCATTACTATCACAAATAAATAAAATGTCTCGAATAACTGCTTAGCCATAAAACTGCTAATCAATTATTCGAGACATTCGGTTATAAGTGTTGCACTTCCATTTACAATTTAAAACTTTAGTTTTACTAGTTCTCTTTTGGCTGTTGTTAGCATTCTATAACCTTCTTTTAAAACAAGAATGTCATCTTCTATTCTAACTCCACCTAAACCTGGAATATAAATACCAGGTTCAATTGTTAAAGTCATGTTTTCTTTTAAAACAGTATTACCAGCAGCTGATGCATAAGGTTCTTCATGAATTTCAACTCCATAACCATGACCTAAACCATGTGTGAAGTATCCTCCATATCCTTTTTGCTCAATGAAATCATAAACTTGCTTATGTATTTGCCCAGCATTAACACCTTCAGATACTAGACTTATCCCTATTGATTGTGCTTCATAAACTGCATTATAAATGTCTTCTAATTTAGCATCAATTTCACCAATAGCAATAGTTCTTGTTTGATCTGAACAATATCCATTGTAATAACATCCCATATCAATAGTTACAAGATCTCCAATTTCAATTTTTTTGTCAGTTGGAACAGCGTGAGGCATGCTTCCGTTGACACCAGATGCAATAATAGTATCAAATGAGATTTTTTCAGCACCTTTTACTAAAAATTCATTATCAATAAATCTTTGTAATTCTTTTTCAGTCATTCCTGGTTTTACATATTCAAGAATTGCTTCAAAAACTTCATTTGTTATATCACATGCTTTTTGTAGTTGCTCAATTTCTCATTCATCTTTAACTATTCTAATTTCTGAACAATTAATTGGAACCAAAGTTTGATCTGTAAAAATTGATGCATATTTTTCAAATTCAGCATAATGAACTCAATCAGATTCAAAACCTAATTTGTGAACATTATGTTCTTTTAAAATTTCTTTCATTTGGGTAAATAAATTACTTGAAAACTCTCTAATTTCAATTTCAGCTGGAATATTCTTTGAATTTCTTGCTGCTGTTATATATCTTCCATCAACTAATAAGTAACTTTTTGTTTTAGTTATTAATAAATAACCTAAAGATGATTTAAATCTTGAAAATCAGTATCTATTTTCAGGTGAATAAAACAAAATTGCCTCAGCTGAATTTAATTCTAATAATTGATTTACTATTTGTTGTTTTTTCATAAATACTCCTTATTTAATTTATTATTATTTTGCCATTAAATAAAAAAATAAAATAGTTAAAACTATTTTTTTTGTTTATGTAATTCGTGTTTGTTACAGTTACTGCAGAATTTTTTAACTTCTATTTTTTCTTTTTTCTTATCGTTTTTACCAATGTAATTTTCATTTTTACATTCTGTACAACGTAGAATATATTTTTCACGCATAAACGTCACCTCGCTAAACTTTTCTTGTATACATACAATATCTATTTAATAATATCAATCTTTATGATTTTTTACAAGTTAGATAGGCAATTATTTTATTATTAAATAATTAATTTGGTTATTTTTAATGTTTTATAGTAAAATATTAATAATGATTTCAATCATTTATCTTAAGGAGGAATTATGAAAAAATTAATAGCCCTTTTAGGAGCTACTACTTTGACTGCAGCATCAGCATCAGTTGTTGTTGCTTGTGGGAATACGACAGTTCCAGAATATGAAAATTTTGCAAAATTAGCTAACGCTACAAGACCAACATTAGATAAAAATGGTGAAGTACAAAAGAATGGATCAACTCTTGTTTACTATATAGGGGCTCAAGACAACCTTTCTTCTTTATCATTTGAATATGCATTGAAAGAAGCAACAGTTGTTAGTCAAAATGCAAGTTTAGACGAAGCATTTGCCAAAGTGAATGAGGCAAATGGATCAAGTAATGATTTTGCTGGAAATTTTAAAAAAATAGGTAATACTTTTGAATCTAATGATGAAAACGGTGAAGATGGTTTGAATTTAGCTCAAACTAGTGTAACTTATAATAAAAAGAAGAAATTATGATATTTTGAAAATCAAACAGATTTAATGACTTTTAGTGCAAAAGCAACTGGTGAAAAAATAGAAATGCATGGTACAACTGTTGAAACCGTTAGTGATCTTTGAACAGATAAAGCAACTAAAAAAATCTTAAATGATTGAATAAAACCTTCTGTCGCTAGAATGGTATACTCAAAAAATGGTCAAACTATATGAGACAAAACCAAAGATGCGACTAAAATTAAAACAATAAATGAAGAAATTAATTCAAGAGTTGATGCTATAAAG is a genomic window containing:
- a CDS encoding aminopeptidase P family protein → MKKQQIVNQLLELNSAEAILFYSPENRYWFSRFKSSLGYLLITKTKSYLLVDGRYITAARNSKNIPAEIEIREFSSNLFTQMKEILKEHNVHKLGFESDWVHYAEFEKYASIFTDQTLVPINCSEIRIVKDEWEIEQLQKACDITNEVFEAILEYVKPGMTEKELQRFIDNEFLVKGAEKISFDTIIASGVNGSMPHAVPTDKKIEIGDLVTIDMGCYYNGYCSDQTRTIAIGEIDAKLEDIYNAVYEAQSIGISLVSEGVNAGQIHKQVYDFIEQKGYGGYFTHGLGHGYGVEIHEEPYASAAGNTVLKENMTLTIEPGIYIPGLGGVRIEDDILVLKEGYRMLTTAKRELVKLKF
- a CDS encoding lipoprotein, producing the protein MKKLIALLGATTLTAASASVVVACGNTTVPEYENFAKLANATRPTLDKNGEVQKNGSTLVYYIGAQDNLSSLSFEYALKEATVVSQNASLDEAFAKVNEANGSSNDFAGNFKKIGNTFESNDENGEDGLNLAQTSVTYNKKKKLWYFENQTDLMTFSAKATGEKIEMHGTTVETVSDLWTDKATKKILNDWIKPSVARMVYSKNGQTIWDKTKDATKIKTINEEINSRVDAIKSSKGPLFLIIRNGEFVGYLNGFEVYANQIKPGDNTSLRSKKYDSTDLTHKFNESIMNVVHTKNVMTTTYESTNTSFDLNSKSKGNWKWEHWDNWVIRDSKTSSESDSSSYSYNLNRY
- the rpmG gene encoding 50S ribosomal protein L33, which translates into the protein MREKYILRCTECKNENYIGKNDKKKEKIEVKKFCSNCNKHELHKQKK
- a CDS encoding SSURE domain-containing protein gives rise to the protein MKKLLSILGIGIFVTGTSTASYPILSSISQNFRINENIKILKVSEIKQNLQEQLNNTFKNEEDVVKLIKTNNIKGIEYSAQMRPINDGLHFGLRTFNIIVKITDFSLYQWENSDKPDMLLTMTAFIDERIEISTNLIQQELNKRYENKIFDSEIKAQREILLNNEIITGANVIYVEPTNAIKPEDSKIYQQKYNVKVSLDDKYKWDIQQQSTEGLYIKTNIDERNKIDSESIKNEIKEKLNLNNKHYETISEATNELKNVDFTLKNDVEIINVKPLSNITKIDTKQISLSYDLKLKEPKKNKWVDETVDDINAEVSVAIDSRNEVDLNKVNSEINTYIQAKQFKSVEEALNYTKEYKNLPEEIIFDSVTSTSTTIFGNADLTIKLKIKDSNKAKWSDNTTETKTITIQAKIDGRSIVDLNKVNSEINTYIQAKQFKSVEEALNYTKEYKNLPEEIIFDSVTSTSTTIFGNADLTIKLKIKDSNKAKWSDNTTETKTITIQAKIDGRSIVDLNKVNSEINTYIQAKQFKSVEEALNYTKEYKNLPEEIIFDSVTSTSTTIFGNADLTIKLKIKDSNKAKWSDNTTETKTITIQAKIDGRISIKTDLIVTDLGYFAWKETEAQQTIKNKILEKNANLKIDEIELTEITNKSAKVNVNQNSSIYFVESLIISFERDVRVALATHVNKTNIGQIQTTRDKINLNLLKALVINNPNLNTNEIEILNINYSDENNCKFDLSVKKDSKVYFETKMALTFTLKKIDIIASINSTSKTIMIEKVETLEDAYNYFKSGKDPQFNNLYQWDDVEIVEWVNGSSSSYPEWYSGYYVIKVKKDSFYYKNGGQSKLYLRRKY
- a CDS encoding HU family DNA-binding protein, with protein sequence MKRKLNTLKNYNKHLWIKKYFRLWISKSKYNKVYKKDIINALDIKHQEISKIKITNVVNRTLESIQNELFNQQIITIRDFGSLKVVKNKKQLRIVKFTPSKTLKEKMQATEWTGKYWQLKKIKRKKKWLILLLLLLACLLSITATTITIITVTGQTTQRIKKISFNEQRLFIQNLVKDKIYDSFNDFEKDVKENANKQVLVTIEKTSTREKSAFSKIETRIKLVPNEGHEWDENKDDLERSFEQQVLIKNNKIVKKQEVETRLNQILNLSFNNESDLIAKVNKEFADFENIIFKSAFLDQNQQEENNYIFIFGIENDYVWDDQTQDDIEISKQVNLSNKIVSLAKTIKHINQYFEDYIFVSELELDTYISEFNYQIETINISKDNFNMQTSILTLKINLNNDYYWSDETREEVILQIVIKGKE